GATTCTTCTCTTTGATTTTTTGCTAAAACGTTATCAAGATTGACTCTTTCAAAAATTTCAAGCATTCCTCCTCTAGTTGCATTTAAGATTTTAATGTTTTTCTTATCCGCATATTCCTTTGCCACTTTGTATGCATCAATCATTTTTAATCCAGCAACTGAATAATTAGAATCATGATAATCATAATTTTTAAAATGGTGGTTCAAATCACTAGAATAATTACTATCTGCTCCAAGTAAATAGATCTCCTTAAACCCCATGTAAACTGCAATTTGAATAAGTGAATAAGTAATTGTATATCCATCATATACAACTGCAAATGCGTCACCGCTAAATTTTGTATTATATTTTTTATGCATCCAATTATGATTTAGCATGTTCATTGGATAAACGTAAAATTCATCCGAAACAGAATTACGTTTTAAAATAGATTCACCAATAAATTTACATTCTGATTTCAATTCTTTAATATCATCTTTAAACTTAATATAATTTCTAATATCTTGAATACCATAGTAGGTGGGTCTCCAATCTGTTTCGTTAAATGCTAGGCAAATTGAATTCATACTAAATGTAATTTCGCCTCGAAGTTTTTCCAAATCCTCAACTTTCAGGCTTGGTCCCGTTGCAACTATAAAACATCTTTCACCTAAATGTTTATTTTTTATACTTTTTAATTTTTCAAAACGACTCTTTCTGTCAATACGAGTTACTCTTAAAAACTTTTTAAAGTTGAATATAATATTTGGTATAATGACTGGTCTAATCATAGGAATAAAATCATATCTTGTTTTTCTAATACAGTCATAAAAGTACAATGTAACCTTATTACTTTTTAGGATGTCTTTTAAGATATCTCTTATTGTCATATTTCCCATTCCCTTATTATTTTTCAATTTTTTTAAAAGAAAGTCCCCGTTTTAGCCTCGATTTGATCATTATTTATTTTTATTTCTTTTAACTTACTGAGCCTATCTAACAGCCTATAGTCTGAAATATTATTATCAGATAGATTAATTTTCTCTAAGTTAGATAGATATTGTATTCCATCTAGATTAGAAATATTTTGACCGCTTAAATCTACTTCCTTTATCGAAATCAATTCAGAAATCGTTATCCATTTTACACTTGGATTATGTAGATGCTGTCTAATACAACGTTCTAAATTTTGATCTATAAATGTGGCGATTCCAGCTATTTCAGCAGTAGTATAGAATTCCAACCCTAATGATTTTGCTTCTTTAATAATTTCTTCGATCATTTTAGGTGAGGTTCTCCACGTTCCAGCGAGTTCTGATTCTTCTCCCCAACCAAAATCTTCCCATTTTACATCTTCAGGTAATATAGAATGCGACATTAAAATTAAATTTAGCCCAGTTTTCTTAACAACTCCCAAAATTCTTTTTATATACTTTTTATTTTTTAAAAATATACTATCTATACAAATAGCAGGTGCAAATCCAGTATGATTGAAGGGAGTTAAATGATCAGCAGACGAATGTCCCCTCACAACTTTAAAATACTTTGGAACGATCTCGTTTATCATTTCATCATTATATGTTGCAAAAGGAAATGAATAGGTCACAGGCAATTTAAATTTTTCTTTTGTTTTAGAGTGAGAGTGTTTTTCTATCCATTTAAATAATGATTCTATTTCATCGTCAATCCATTTTGTTAAACCATGTTCCTCTACATATGTTTTAGCATTTTGGTGCTTAAAGCTATGATGAGCAAGTTCATGACCATTTGCTTGTAATTCTAATAATAGATCTATTTCTTTTTGATTATGTTCTCTTTCGCCTTCAAAATGGTGAAATGCGTTAATATTAAATGTTACTTTAACATCGTAATACCCAAATAAATCCATTCCATATTTATGCCATTGCTCAACTCTAAAACTATCATCAAATGAAAATGCAATGCCAGGTTTATTTACAAAAGAAATCTCATTTCCACCTTTTTTTGGTTTTATTTTCCTTTCCATTTCCCTAATTAAATTCCCATAAAATCCATGCCAGTACCAAGTTTGGGCTGCTTTATTTTTTATTTTTTCTAATCCTCTCCTAAACATTACGTACCTCCTTTAAGGATAGTTTAAATTAGATATTTTCCACTATTAAATAACTGAGTGCTTTAATTTATAGTCAACTGTCACTAATCTACCTTTATTCAATTTGAAAACAATATCACAGTTTTCAATTGTACTCAGACGATGCGCAATAATAATTAACGTTTTTTCTCCCTTTAAGCCATCGATCGCTTTCATAATTTCTTTTTCTGTTTCATTATCCAGTGCAGATGTTGCTTCATCCATAAAAATTATTTCTGGGTTGTGGTATAATGCCCTTGCAATTCCAATACGTTGACGTTGTCCGCCCGATAGTCTTACTCCTCTTTCACCTACAGTTGTGTTTAATTGATTAGGAAGTGATTCAACAAATTCTTTTAATTGTGCCTGCTCTAGTGCTCTCCATACAGCATAATCATCTATTTGATTTTCATCTAAACCAAATGCAATATTTCCACGAATTGAATCATCAGATAAAAAAATCGATTGTGGAATATAACCAATTTTTTGCTTCCATGTTGCTCTTTGATCATTTAAGTTTTTTCCATCAATTAAGATTTCTCCGTTTTCAGGGTGAAATAATCCAAGAATGATATCAACTAAAGTTGTTTTTCCAGCACCCGATTCACCAATGAATGCAACAGATTGACCGATAGGAATTTTTAAAGATACATCTCTAACTGAAAAATCTTTCTGATTAGGATATCTAAATGAGATATCCTTCAATATAATGGAATCTGTATAAACTCTTTCATTTCGGCCAAGTATCTTTGAAGAATCCTCAAGAACCAGATGGTCACTGCTTACATGTTGATCTTTATTTAAAAACAAATCATCATATATAGTTAATAAAGC
This genomic interval from Gottfriedia acidiceleris contains the following:
- a CDS encoding polysaccharide deacetylase family protein, with the protein product MFRRGLEKIKNKAAQTWYWHGFYGNLIREMERKIKPKKGGNEISFVNKPGIAFSFDDSFRVEQWHKYGMDLFGYYDVKVTFNINAFHHFEGEREHNQKEIDLLLELQANGHELAHHSFKHQNAKTYVEEHGLTKWIDDEIESLFKWIEKHSHSKTKEKFKLPVTYSFPFATYNDEMINEIVPKYFKVVRGHSSADHLTPFNHTGFAPAICIDSIFLKNKKYIKRILGVVKKTGLNLILMSHSILPEDVKWEDFGWGEESELAGTWRTSPKMIEEIIKEAKSLGLEFYTTAEIAGIATFIDQNLERCIRQHLHNPSVKWITISELISIKEVDLSGQNISNLDGIQYLSNLEKINLSDNNISDYRLLDRLSKLKEIKINNDQIEAKTGTFF
- a CDS encoding 6-hydroxymethylpterin diphosphokinase MptE-like protein, with product MTIRDILKDILKSNKVTLYFYDCIRKTRYDFIPMIRPVIIPNIIFNFKKFLRVTRIDRKSRFEKLKSIKNKHLGERCFIVATGPSLKVEDLEKLRGEITFSMNSICLAFNETDWRPTYYGIQDIRNYIKFKDDIKELKSECKFIGESILKRNSVSDEFYVYPMNMLNHNWMHKKYNTKFSGDAFAVVYDGYTITYSLIQIAVYMGFKEIYLLGADSNYSSDLNHHFKNYDYHDSNYSVAGLKMIDAYKVAKEYADKKNIKILNATRGGMLEIFERVNLDNVLAKNQREESLVSLT